In Pedobacter sp. SL55, the following proteins share a genomic window:
- a CDS encoding class I SAM-dependent methyltransferase: MNQQSDSLFLEKLEESVRNGTFVKLSLGNYKGNEEALKQLFVKPVVLKNNKMLAFNYRYQTKDIFKNFSEQESIVLIKNYVAEGFNIATLFTTAEEHILEKTVKGGLRLRTKKLEQQKQVVVAHDKQKKRLILAKDNLYLQELGLTGADGVVFKNAQDKYKQINQYIEILSPLIKEFPVGTIKNVVDMGSGKGYLTFALYDYLLNHQQKANVVGVEFRKDMVGLCNAIAQKANFDQLSFVEGTIDSYENDNINLLIALHACDTATDDAIYKGIQANAELIVVAPCCHKQIRREIEKHKAQNDLNFLTKHGIFLERQAEMVTDGLRALILEYFGYKTKVFEFVSDVHTPKNVLVVGIRNKDQGARNKDEILKKINDTKAYFGIGYHHLEKLLNIG, encoded by the coding sequence ATGAACCAACAGAGCGATAGCTTATTTTTAGAGAAATTGGAAGAGAGCGTAAGGAACGGAACTTTTGTAAAGTTATCTCTAGGCAATTACAAAGGTAACGAAGAAGCGTTGAAGCAACTGTTTGTAAAACCTGTGGTACTTAAAAACAACAAGATGTTGGCTTTTAATTATCGCTATCAAACCAAAGATATTTTTAAAAACTTTTCTGAGCAGGAAAGTATCGTCTTAATTAAAAATTATGTTGCCGAGGGTTTTAATATAGCTACACTGTTTACCACGGCAGAGGAACACATTTTAGAAAAAACTGTAAAAGGCGGTCTTAGGTTAAGAACTAAAAAATTGGAACAACAAAAGCAAGTTGTTGTGGCCCATGATAAGCAGAAAAAACGCTTGATTTTGGCGAAGGATAATCTATACTTACAAGAGCTTGGTTTAACGGGCGCTGATGGTGTAGTTTTTAAAAATGCGCAAGATAAATACAAACAGATCAATCAATACATCGAGATTTTGAGCCCTTTGATTAAGGAGTTTCCTGTTGGTACTATTAAAAATGTGGTAGATATGGGCTCTGGCAAAGGCTACCTCACTTTTGCTTTGTACGATTATCTGCTTAATCATCAACAAAAGGCAAATGTAGTGGGAGTAGAGTTTAGGAAAGATATGGTTGGTTTATGTAATGCCATTGCCCAAAAAGCCAATTTCGATCAGCTTTCTTTTGTGGAAGGTACGATTGATAGCTACGAAAACGATAACATTAACCTACTGATTGCTTTGCACGCTTGCGACACCGCCACCGACGATGCCATTTACAAAGGAATACAAGCCAATGCCGAGCTCATTGTGGTTGCGCCTTGCTGCCATAAGCAAATTCGTAGAGAAATTGAGAAGCATAAAGCCCAAAACGATTTAAATTTTTTAACTAAACATGGTATCTTTTTAGAGCGACAAGCGGAAATGGTAACTGATGGCTTACGTGCTTTAATCTTGGAATATTTCGGCTATAAAACAAAGGTTTTTGAGTTTGTTTCTGATGTGCATACGCCAAAGAATGTGTTGGTGGTAGGGATTAGGAATAAGGACCAAGGAGCAAGGAACAAGGATGAAATTCTAAAAAAGATTAATGACACCAAAGCGTATTTTGGTATTGGTTACCATCATTTGGAGAAATTGTTAAACATCGGTTAA
- a CDS encoding phosphotransferase enzyme family protein, with product MELTIDENILEAYGFNKENINIQQIGSGLINGTYLLTNLSNGEHFVLQQLNTSVFTNPWAIANNIETVANFLKINSPDYIFPAPLHTTNREAMYLHEGKYWRLMPFVKSTVALDTLSTAKQAFEAAKQFGKLSRLLDNFNSSKLEPTIVGFHDLELRFEQFKTALSQASVTVKDQAAKEIETAFEFEPILTQYLQLGSNADFPNRVMHHDTKISNALLDKETFEGVCVIDLDTLMPGKFISDLGDMMRTYLCEFSENERDLSKINIRVDYFAAMIKGYLSEMGSILTSTEKGLILFSGKYMIYMQALRFLTDFLNGNIYYPTAYADQNLDRAKNQFKLLEELVKNEEQLQQLVDAELLDK from the coding sequence ATGGAATTAACCATTGATGAAAATATCTTAGAAGCTTACGGCTTTAATAAAGAAAACATCAACATACAACAAATAGGTTCCGGTTTAATCAACGGAACCTATTTGTTAACCAACCTTTCTAATGGCGAACATTTTGTATTGCAACAGCTTAATACGAGTGTGTTTACCAATCCTTGGGCAATTGCCAATAACATTGAAACGGTAGCCAACTTCCTCAAGATTAATTCTCCAGATTATATTTTTCCCGCACCATTGCACACCACCAACAGAGAAGCAATGTACTTGCATGAGGGTAAATATTGGAGATTGATGCCTTTTGTAAAAAGCACTGTGGCTTTAGATACGCTAAGCACCGCCAAACAAGCTTTTGAAGCGGCAAAGCAATTCGGTAAATTAAGCAGGTTATTAGACAACTTTAATAGCAGCAAGCTGGAACCCACTATTGTTGGCTTTCATGACCTAGAACTTCGTTTCGAACAGTTTAAAACGGCATTAAGCCAAGCTTCGGTTACTGTTAAAGACCAAGCTGCGAAAGAAATTGAAACGGCTTTTGAATTTGAACCTATTCTCACGCAATATTTGCAATTAGGCAGCAATGCTGATTTTCCAAATAGGGTAATGCACCATGATACTAAAATCAGTAACGCCCTACTTGATAAAGAAACCTTCGAAGGTGTTTGTGTAATCGATTTAGACACCTTGATGCCTGGCAAGTTCATTTCAGACTTGGGCGATATGATGCGTACTTACTTGTGCGAGTTTTCTGAAAATGAAAGAGATTTATCGAAAATCAACATTCGTGTAGACTATTTTGCTGCCATGATTAAAGGCTATCTCTCTGAAATGGGAAGTATTTTAACCAGCACTGAAAAAGGGTTGATTTTGTTTAGTGGTAAGTACATGATTTACATGCAGGCCCTTCGTTTTTTAACAGACTTTTTAAATGGAAATATCTACTATCCTACCGCTTACGCAGACCAGAATTTAGACAGAGCAAAAAATCAGTTTAAATTATTGGAAGAGTTAGTTAAAAATGAAGAGCAGTTACAGCAACTGGTAGATGCGGAGCTTCTAGATAAATAA
- a CDS encoding nucleotidyltransferase family protein: MKPTLLILAAGMASRYGSMKQIDGFGPNGETIIDYSIYDAIKAGFGKVVFIIKEEFADNFRAIFDEKLKGKIEVDYVYQNFDLKQFGIEEEIYREKPWGTAHAILSARKVVKEPFCVINADDFYGYDAFKKMVDFLTTEVNDATYSIIGYKIGKTLSDFGAVSRGVCKADEAGNLTEIVERTKVYKKDGAIVYEENEQEFPLDFDTPVSMNFWGFTPTVFQITEDLFRTFAMENKDKPKAEFFIPLIGEHLVKNNTASFKVVPTDNQWFGVTYKEDKPLVQASIDELIKNGSYPEKLWN; encoded by the coding sequence ATGAAACCAACCTTACTAATTTTGGCCGCCGGGATGGCAAGCCGCTATGGTAGCATGAAACAAATTGATGGCTTTGGCCCAAACGGCGAAACCATTATCGATTATTCTATATACGACGCAATTAAAGCAGGCTTTGGCAAAGTAGTATTTATTATTAAAGAAGAATTTGCAGATAACTTTAGGGCAATTTTTGATGAGAAATTGAAAGGAAAAATTGAAGTAGACTACGTTTATCAAAACTTTGATTTGAAACAATTTGGCATTGAAGAAGAAATTTACAGGGAAAAACCTTGGGGTACTGCCCATGCCATTTTATCTGCAAGAAAAGTAGTTAAAGAACCGTTTTGTGTAATTAACGCAGATGACTTTTATGGCTATGATGCTTTCAAAAAAATGGTAGATTTTCTTACTACAGAAGTAAACGATGCTACTTATTCGATCATCGGTTACAAAATAGGTAAAACTTTATCAGATTTTGGAGCGGTATCTAGAGGCGTTTGTAAAGCAGACGAGGCGGGAAATTTAACTGAAATTGTAGAAAGAACAAAAGTGTACAAAAAAGATGGCGCTATTGTTTATGAAGAAAACGAGCAAGAATTCCCGCTTGACTTCGATACGCCAGTATCTATGAATTTTTGGGGTTTTACGCCAACAGTTTTCCAAATTACCGAAGATTTGTTTAGAACTTTTGCCATGGAGAACAAAGACAAGCCTAAAGCAGAATTTTTTATTCCGTTAATTGGAGAGCATTTGGTAAAAAACAATACTGCTTCTTTTAAAGTAGTACCTACCGATAACCAGTGGTTTGGTGTTACTTATAAGGAAGACAAGCCATTAGTACAAGCAAGCATCGACGAACTGATCAAAAATGGCAGCTACCCAGAAAAATTATGGAATTAA
- a CDS encoding helicase HerA-like domain-containing protein yields the protein MSNNKISYTEKIKASYSPTGASIYLGAGILDGETIAEAEVNLPLKMMNRHGLIAGATGTGKTRTLQLLAEQLSDAGVPVFMLDVKGDLSGLNQAGASNAKIEERATQLNKPFAPSGFPIELYSLSGKLGAQMRATVTEFGPILLSKILELNDTQSGVLAVIFKYADDNKMPVVDLNDLKKLLGYLSEGEGAKEIKSTYGSISTATSSTILRKIVAIEQQGLGGIFGETSYDIEDLFNRIDGKGVISLLNIADVQSQPVLYSTFLLSLLAEIYQTMPEAGDLDKPKLVFFFDEAHLLFNDAPKAFLEQINTIIRLIRSKGIGVFFCTQSPMDIPESVLSQLGNRVQHALRAFTPNDVDALKKTVNTYPKSDFYTIDKVLTSLGTGQALITVLNEKGIPTEVAATLLTPPRAVMGPMATIDCEKLMLASPLYTKYQETKDPISAYEMLTDRINERLASEHEAKAEEEEKKRIEQESKPKAGEKSLVEEIMGATITRQIGKEIVRGIFGMLTGKKSRTTKSKGGGLFGF from the coding sequence ATGAGTAACAACAAAATTTCATATACAGAGAAGATAAAAGCATCTTACTCGCCAACTGGTGCATCTATTTATTTAGGAGCCGGAATATTAGATGGAGAAACCATAGCCGAAGCCGAAGTAAACCTACCACTAAAAATGATGAACAGGCATGGTTTAATTGCTGGTGCTACCGGTACCGGAAAAACTAGAACCTTACAATTATTGGCAGAGCAGCTTTCTGATGCGGGCGTTCCCGTTTTTATGCTCGATGTAAAAGGCGACTTATCTGGTTTAAACCAAGCGGGTGCCAGCAACGCAAAAATAGAAGAAAGAGCTACGCAATTAAACAAACCCTTTGCACCTAGCGGCTTCCCGATTGAGCTTTACTCGTTAAGTGGTAAACTCGGCGCTCAAATGCGAGCAACAGTTACCGAATTTGGCCCGATACTTTTATCTAAAATCTTAGAACTTAACGATACGCAATCTGGCGTTTTAGCGGTCATCTTTAAATATGCTGACGATAACAAAATGCCTGTAGTAGACCTCAATGACCTGAAAAAATTATTAGGTTATCTTTCTGAAGGAGAGGGTGCAAAAGAAATCAAATCTACCTACGGTTCGATATCTACGGCAACATCAAGCACTATTTTGAGAAAAATAGTGGCGATAGAACAGCAAGGTTTGGGCGGTATTTTCGGCGAAACTTCTTATGATATTGAAGATTTGTTTAACCGCATAGATGGCAAAGGCGTAATTAGTCTGCTAAATATTGCCGATGTGCAGAGCCAGCCTGTACTCTATTCTACGTTTTTGTTGAGCTTACTAGCAGAGATTTACCAAACTATGCCCGAAGCTGGCGATTTAGATAAACCGAAGCTAGTATTCTTTTTTGATGAAGCTCATTTATTATTCAACGATGCGCCAAAAGCATTCCTAGAGCAAATCAACACGATTATCAGGTTAATTAGATCTAAAGGAATTGGTGTTTTTTTCTGTACCCAATCTCCTATGGATATACCCGAAAGTGTGCTCTCACAATTAGGGAACCGAGTACAACATGCTTTGAGGGCATTTACTCCAAACGATGTTGATGCTTTAAAAAAGACTGTGAATACCTATCCCAAATCTGATTTTTACACGATAGACAAAGTTTTAACTTCGCTTGGAACTGGACAGGCATTAATTACCGTGTTAAACGAAAAAGGAATACCCACAGAGGTGGCGGCGACTTTGCTTACCCCGCCTAGGGCAGTAATGGGGCCAATGGCGACTATTGATTGCGAAAAACTGATGCTAGCAAGCCCATTATATACCAAATATCAGGAAACTAAAGATCCTATTAGCGCCTATGAAATGCTAACTGATAGGATTAATGAGCGGTTGGCCAGCGAGCACGAGGCAAAAGCCGAAGAAGAAGAAAAGAAAAGAATTGAACAAGAAAGCAAACCAAAAGCAGGCGAAAAGAGTTTAGTAGAAGAGATTATGGGCGCAACCATAACACGCCAAATTGGGAAAGAGATTGTACGTGGTATTTTTGGAATGCTAACGGGCAAAAAAAGTCGCACAACTAAATCAAAAGGTGGTGGGCTTTTTGGATTCTAA
- the dnaK gene encoding molecular chaperone DnaK yields MGKIIGIDLGTTNSCVAVMEGNEPVVIANSEGKRTTPSIVAFTENGERKVGEPAKRQAITNPTKTIYSIKRFMGSSFGEVDKEVGRVPYKVVKGDNNTPRVEIDDRKYTPQEISAMVLQKMKKTAEDFLGQEVTEAVITVPAYFNDAQRQATKEAGEIAGLQVKRIINEPTAAALAYGLDKTNRDMKIVVFDCGGGTHDVSVLELGDGVFEVKSTDGDTHLGGDDFDHVLIEWLADEFKNENGMDLHKDPMALQRLKEAAEKAKIELSSTTSTEINLPYITADASGPKHLVRTLSRAKFEQLAADLIKRTIDPCKSALKNAGLSVSDIDEVILVGGSTRIPAIQDAVKAFFGKEPSKGVNPDEVVAIGAAIQGGVLTGEVKDVLLLDVTPLSLGIETMGGVMTKLIEANTTIPSKKTETFSTAADNQPSVEIHILQGERPMAAQNRTIGRFMLDGIPPAPRGVPQIEVAFDIDANGILHVSAKDKATGKEQKIRIEASSGLTDAEIQKMKQEAEANAEADAKAKEEADKINSADALIFSTEKQLKEFGDKLSADKKAPIEDGLKKLKEAHAARNFADIEAAQTELQNAWNAASEEMYKAGQDGQPQGDAAQAEPQQGGDTVTDVDYEEVKDEEKK; encoded by the coding sequence ATGGGAAAAATAATTGGTATAGACTTAGGAACTACGAACTCTTGTGTGGCGGTAATGGAGGGTAACGAGCCTGTGGTTATTGCTAACAGCGAGGGTAAACGTACTACGCCATCTATTGTTGCTTTTACGGAAAACGGCGAGCGCAAAGTGGGCGAGCCTGCAAAACGTCAGGCAATCACAAACCCAACAAAAACGATCTACTCTATCAAACGCTTTATGGGAAGCAGCTTCGGCGAGGTGGATAAAGAAGTTGGAAGAGTACCTTATAAAGTGGTAAAAGGCGATAACAACACCCCTCGTGTTGAGATTGACGATAGAAAATATACGCCACAAGAAATTTCGGCAATGGTTTTGCAGAAAATGAAAAAAACCGCTGAAGATTTCTTAGGTCAAGAAGTAACAGAAGCTGTAATTACGGTACCTGCTTACTTTAACGACGCACAACGCCAAGCTACTAAAGAAGCTGGTGAAATTGCTGGTTTACAGGTAAAACGTATCATTAACGAACCTACGGCAGCAGCTTTGGCTTATGGTTTAGATAAAACCAACAGAGACATGAAAATTGTGGTTTTTGACTGTGGTGGTGGTACGCATGACGTTTCTGTGTTAGAACTTGGTGATGGTGTTTTCGAAGTAAAATCTACCGATGGTGATACACACTTAGGTGGTGACGATTTTGACCACGTATTAATTGAGTGGTTGGCAGATGAGTTTAAGAACGAAAACGGAATGGACTTGCACAAAGATCCAATGGCGTTACAACGTTTAAAAGAAGCTGCTGAAAAAGCTAAAATTGAGCTTTCTAGCACTACTTCTACAGAAATTAACTTGCCTTATATCACTGCAGATGCTAGCGGACCAAAACACTTAGTGCGTACATTAAGCCGTGCTAAATTTGAGCAATTGGCTGCCGATTTGATTAAACGTACTATCGACCCTTGTAAATCTGCTTTGAAAAATGCTGGTTTGTCAGTTAGCGATATCGATGAGGTAATTTTAGTAGGTGGTTCAACTCGTATTCCTGCTATTCAGGATGCGGTAAAAGCTTTCTTCGGTAAAGAGCCTTCTAAAGGTGTAAACCCTGATGAGGTGGTGGCAATTGGTGCTGCTATTCAAGGTGGTGTATTAACTGGCGAGGTTAAAGATGTATTGTTATTAGATGTTACGCCACTTTCTTTAGGTATCGAAACTATGGGTGGTGTAATGACTAAATTGATTGAAGCTAACACCACTATTCCTTCTAAGAAAACGGAAACTTTCTCTACTGCGGCTGATAACCAACCATCGGTAGAAATCCACATCTTACAAGGCGAGCGTCCAATGGCTGCCCAAAACCGCACAATTGGTCGTTTCATGTTAGACGGAATTCCGCCGGCGCCACGTGGTGTACCTCAAATTGAAGTTGCTTTTGATATTGATGCCAACGGTATTTTACACGTAAGTGCTAAAGATAAAGCTACTGGCAAAGAGCAAAAAATCCGTATCGAGGCTTCATCTGGTTTAACTGATGCTGAAATCCAAAAAATGAAGCAAGAAGCCGAGGCTAATGCAGAAGCAGATGCTAAAGCGAAAGAAGAAGCGGATAAAATTAACAGTGCAGATGCTTTGATTTTCTCTACCGAGAAACAATTGAAAGAGTTTGGCGATAAATTATCTGCCGATAAAAAAGCTCCAATTGAAGATGGTTTGAAAAAATTGAAAGAAGCTCATGCTGCTCGTAACTTCGCTGATATTGAAGCTGCACAAACTGAGTTGCAAAATGCTTGGAATGCTGCTTCTGAAGAGATGTACAAAGCAGGTCAGGATGGTCAGCCACAGGGCGATGCTGCACAAGCTGAGCCACAACAAGGTGGCGATACCGTAACTGATGTGGATTACGAGGAAGTGAAAGACGAAGAGAAAAAGTAG
- a CDS encoding DUF2971 domain-containing protein, producing the protein MENEKLPLPLKLKNADFKFENQNIKIDIKTDIPEKLYKYYSITDYSVKGLKNNTMYFSHSHLLNDVMDGNFILWDMSEFIINYKADLNINYNIDSELTKEILKQLSEPFLECRGVLSLSDTYKNELIWAHYTSEIGYCLELETIQFKEHIEKNRNENDLYFFPISYDHLKQINFSDFINYKIVAKSKEINSKTVSAILPILYCFAQKDDCWKYENEWRFLLRDKKFNSISFPIEIINDQDKLEEDYRKSGGNIEINPKVISKIILAPLFFNNSRFNKLEVTNSNFLIYNFKGNDAGKVAKDFLEILKHKFNDKIYQVDKIIKDGLVVRELKYKIEIVDIGENFIKIFKNLIYEEGR; encoded by the coding sequence ATGGAAAATGAAAAATTACCGCTACCTCTAAAACTCAAAAACGCTGATTTTAAGTTTGAAAATCAAAATATCAAAATTGATATTAAAACTGATATTCCAGAGAAACTTTATAAATATTATTCTATTACCGATTATTCTGTAAAAGGTCTTAAGAATAATACCATGTACTTTTCTCATTCACATCTGTTAAACGACGTGATGGACGGAAACTTTATATTATGGGATATGTCAGAATTTATTATTAATTACAAAGCAGATTTAAATATAAATTACAATATTGATAGTGAACTAACAAAAGAAATTCTTAAACAATTAAGCGAACCTTTTCTTGAATGCAGAGGAGTTTTATCACTTTCTGATACTTATAAAAACGAACTAATCTGGGCTCATTATACGAGCGAAATAGGATATTGTTTAGAGCTAGAAACAATACAATTCAAAGAGCATATTGAAAAAAACAGAAATGAGAATGATTTGTATTTTTTCCCAATAAGTTATGACCACTTAAAACAAATAAATTTTTCTGATTTTATCAACTATAAAATCGTTGCGAAAAGTAAAGAAATTAACAGTAAAACTGTAAGTGCTATTTTACCAATATTGTACTGTTTTGCTCAAAAAGATGATTGTTGGAAATACGAAAATGAGTGGCGTTTTTTACTTCGAGATAAAAAATTCAATTCAATTTCATTTCCAATTGAAATAATTAATGATCAAGATAAATTAGAAGAAGATTATAGAAAGTCTGGAGGCAATATTGAAATTAACCCAAAAGTAATCTCAAAAATTATTCTTGCACCTTTATTTTTTAATAATTCAAGATTCAACAAGTTGGAAGTTACCAATTCAAATTTTTTGATATACAATTTTAAAGGTAATGATGCAGGTAAAGTCGCAAAAGATTTTTTAGAAATCTTAAAACATAAATTCAACGATAAAATATATCAAGTCGATAAAATTATAAAAGATGGTTTAGTAGTTCGAGAACTTAAATATAAAATTGAAATCGTAGATATTGGAGAGAACTTTATTAAAATTTTTAAAAATTTGATATATGA
- a CDS encoding murein L,D-transpeptidase catalytic domain-containing protein — MLNLKLLLLLFNIFLLPSAAIKPEKLTEALIFAKKNQLDTTICIMVDMSIPSGKNRLFVYDFKQKKTIISGLCAHGGGGGSTAAKPVFSNKVGSNCTSLGKYKVKTRAYSNWGINIHYKMYGLEPTNNNAFRRIVVLHSYTPVPNYEIHPQTLFGVSAGCPVIADEQMKQIDKLLIKKKKGVLLWIYN, encoded by the coding sequence ATGCTCAACCTAAAATTACTGCTGCTTTTATTTAACATTTTCTTATTGCCATCAGCTGCAATAAAGCCCGAAAAACTAACCGAAGCTTTAATTTTTGCTAAAAAGAACCAGCTAGATACTACCATTTGCATCATGGTAGATATGAGCATCCCTTCGGGGAAAAACCGATTATTTGTGTACGATTTCAAGCAAAAGAAAACCATCATCTCTGGCTTATGTGCCCATGGCGGTGGCGGTGGCAGCACAGCTGCAAAACCTGTATTTAGCAACAAAGTGGGTAGCAATTGCACCTCACTCGGAAAATACAAAGTAAAAACTAGAGCCTACAGCAATTGGGGTATCAACATTCACTATAAAATGTATGGCCTAGAGCCAACCAACAACAATGCTTTTAGAAGAATTGTGGTACTGCACTCTTACACACCTGTTCCAAATTACGAAATACACCCACAAACACTATTTGGCGTAAGTGCAGGCTGCCCAGTAATTGCAGATGAGCAAATGAAGCAAATAGACAAACTGCTAATCAAGAAAAAGAAAGGTGTTTTACTTTGGATTTATAATTAA
- the pepE gene encoding dipeptidase PepE, whose protein sequence is MMNILLASTSTLFGEHYLAYLKTEIIELFQGIDEIIFIPFARPAGISHEEYTKKAADFFATINIGVKGLHEFDDQIKAIENAKGFFTGGGNTFLLVKTLHELGLMCILKENIEHGKPYLGCSAGSNIGGINMKTTNDMPIVYPPSFDCMGLVPFNLNPHYLDPQPNLQHNGETRETRILEFLTQNDIKVIGLREGNWIRRIGNSITVEGTELTRIFEPGKAAYEIEAGSNL, encoded by the coding sequence ATGATGAACATACTATTGGCTTCTACCTCTACCCTATTTGGAGAGCACTACCTAGCTTACTTAAAAACAGAAATCATAGAGCTATTTCAAGGTATAGACGAAATTATCTTTATTCCATTTGCTAGACCAGCAGGCATTTCTCATGAAGAATATACTAAAAAAGCAGCCGATTTTTTTGCTACCATTAATATCGGCGTAAAAGGCCTTCACGAATTTGATGACCAAATTAAGGCAATTGAAAACGCTAAAGGATTTTTTACCGGTGGTGGAAACACTTTTCTATTAGTGAAAACCCTGCACGAGCTGGGTTTAATGTGCATTCTTAAAGAAAATATTGAGCATGGCAAACCTTATTTAGGATGTAGTGCTGGTAGTAACATTGGTGGTATCAACATGAAAACTACTAACGATATGCCTATTGTTTACCCGCCAAGTTTTGATTGTATGGGCTTGGTGCCCTTTAACCTCAACCCGCATTACTTAGACCCGCAACCCAACCTGCAACACAATGGCGAAACTAGAGAAACCAGAATACTAGAGTTTCTAACTCAAAACGATATTAAAGTAATTGGTTTGAGAGAAGGCAACTGGATCAGGAGAATTGGTAACTCGATAACTGTAGAAGGAACTGAACTAACTAGAATATTTGAACCAGGGAAAGCAGCTTATGAGATTGAGGCTGGCTCCAATTTATAG